The genomic interval GATCCGCGTGGAGAGGTCTTCCGTTCTATGACCTCAAGGCCTAAGACGGTCGTATAAAAGCGGATGGTCTCGTCCAGATCACTCACCCGCATACGGGTGTGGAGCAGCTTCTTGACTCGCAAATCGGTCATTGGTCACTCGTCACGAGAGGAGCCTGTGCTACATAAATTTAGCATTGGCCGATGGTCAATGACTACTGACTACTGACCTTTTCCTCTTGCTGGTCCCGCCGTCTTGCGGAGGAGGATCTCTGCGCACCCAGGGATAAGAAAGTTTGGCATGGGGCCGATTTCCTGGTAGCCCTGTTTCTTGTAGAAAGTCCTGGCGGGTTCGTTGAAATCCGATACACAGGCAAAGAGGTTCTTAGTTCTCTTAAAGACCAACTCCTCTATGTACCGCAACAGCTGACCGCCGACTCCCTTCTGACGAGCCCATACGGCCACCCCCAGGAGCTCAAGATAGTCGCCCAGGAGAAATTTCTGTTTCACGATCGCAACGCCTGCCACCTGTCCGTCACGTTCAGCGATATAGCAATCTCGCCCCAGAGGCAGAGGACAGAAAATACGACTCCAATCATCTGCCCCATACCCAAGAGTATTCCAGGGTTCAGAATCACTCAATAGTTGGATGACTGATTTTCGATCATCCGGCACCATGGTTCTGATGGCTGAGGTTGTCATGGAGTCGAGGATTGACACTCCAATAGTTCGCTTACGGTCATCGGACGAAGTTTTTTGGCAGGGAGGATCTCGCGTGTGAGGTGTTCGATGACCCGTCGAGTCTGCTTGCCCTTGCCGTTGGCATGAAACACGATGATGCTGCCGGGTTTTGTACGCTTGGCAACTCTGGTCAAAATTTGCTCCGCGGACAATGTCGGATCTGGATCGCCGGATTCGATATTCCATTGGATAAACTGCAAGCCCAACATGTTCACCACGGCCACCGTGACATCATTATATTCTCCATATGGTGGACGAAAGAGGGTGGCGTCATGGTTGTAGCGCTCCTGCAGCAATTTGACGGGGCCGAGGATCTCGGTACGTTGCTCGTCGGCGTCGTGCATGGGAAGGTGCGCGTGTACCTCACCATGGGTTCCAACTTCAAAAAACTCCAGACTCAGGAGATGGTCGACTTCCGTGTCATGTTTGACCATCCACTTGCCGGACATGAAAAAAGTGGCCGGGATACGGTGTGTGATCAGATAGTCCATCAAAGGCTGATCATAGCCGGATCCCTTGCGCACTGGGCAGAGATCAAACGTCAGGGCCACACCCGGACAGGTCGGT from Nitrospira sp. carries:
- a CDS encoding GNAT family N-acetyltransferase is translated as MTTSAIRTMVPDDRKSVIQLLSDSEPWNTLGYGADDWSRIFCPLPLGRDCYIAERDGQVAGVAIVKQKFLLGDYLELLGVAVWARQKGVGGQLLRYIEELVFKRTKNLFACVSDFNEPARTFYKKQGYQEIGPMPNFLIPGCAEILLRKTAGPARGKGQ
- a CDS encoding polysaccharide deacetylase family protein, with protein sequence MKRRPPCALLGLLSLIALELMPSPHSDAQVITTGSPTCPGVALTFDLCPVRKGSGYDQPLMDYLITHRIPATFFMSGKWMVKHDTEVDHLLSLEFFEVGTHGEVHAHLPMHDADEQRTEILGPVKLLQERYNHDATLFRPPYGEYNDVTVAVVNMLGLQFIQWNIESGDPDPTLSAEQILTRVAKRTKPGSIIVFHANGKGKQTRRVIEHLTREILPAKKLRPMTVSELLECQSSTP